The following are encoded together in the Daucus carota subsp. sativus chromosome 5, DH1 v3.0, whole genome shotgun sequence genome:
- the LOC108222934 gene encoding BTB/POZ domain-containing protein At1g03010 isoform X2 — protein MPISDVSSDLTVEVGTASFSLHRFPLISRSGRIQKLLQEAKDAKICRLNVTGIPGGAEAFELAAKFCYGVNIDITLSNIAMLRCAAHFLEMTEEFSDKNLIPRTEGYLKEMVLPSISNSISVLHHCEKLRPLSEEINLVGRLISAIANNVCKEQLTSGLSKLDHNFSTKSVPTMETENTSDWWGKSMTVLSLDFFHRVLTAVKTKGLNQDLISRILIDYTHHSLQGLLARDPQLVKGSLSDTELQKKQKVIVETIVSLLPTPSRKSTVPMAFLSSLLKSAIAASTINSCRSDLERRIGLQLDQAILEDILIPTNSHGNHHCPIYDTEAILRIFSIFLNLDEDDDEDNYMRDESDMVYDFDIPRSPKQGSIIKVSKLLDNYLAEVALDSNLTPSKFIALAELLPDHARLANDGLYRAVDVFLKVHPNIKDSERYRLCKTINCQKLSQETCSHAAQNERLPVQTAVQVLYFEQIRLRNAMNGGHNQFFFSSTNAQFPQRSGSGAGSGCISPRDNYASVRRENRELKLEVARMRMRLTDLEKDHVSMKQELVKPHSASRLLRSFTRKLSKLNFLFRIKEMKNTNGGATSESRFFFQKRRRYSVS, from the exons AT GCCGATATCTGATGTTTCCAGCGATCTTACAGTCGAAGTAGGAACAGCAAGTTTTTCTCTTCACAGA TTCCCTTTGATTTCGCGGAGTGGAAGAATCCAAAAGCTGTTGCAGGAAGCAAAGGATGCGAAGATCTGCAGACTGAATGTGACAGGTATTCCTGGTGGAGCAGAGGCATTTGAGCTAGCTGCAAAGTTCTGTTATGGAGTGAACATTGATATAACTCTCTCAAACATTGCTATGCTACGGTGTGCTGCTCATTTTTTGGAAATGACTGAAGAATTTTCGGACAAGAACTTGATACCCCGAACTGAAGGATATTTAAAGGAAATGGTACTTCCAAGCATATCAAACTCAATATCTGTTCTTCATCATTGTGAAAAGCTCCGACCATTGTCAGAAGAAATCAACCTAGTTGGCAGACTTATCAGTGCAATAGCAAACAATGTCTGTAAAGAGCAGCTCACCTCTGGCTTGTCCAAGCTAGATCACAACTTCTCTACAAAATCTGTACCTACCATGGAGACAGAAAATACTTCAGACTGGTGGGGTAAATCAATGACAGTTCTAAGTCTTGATTTCTTTCACAGGGTTCTTACTGCAGTGAAGACAAAAGGCCTAAACCAAGATTTGATCAGCAGAATTTTGATTGATTATACGCATCATTCTCTCCAAGGCCTTCTTGCGAGGGATCCACAATTGGTCAAGGGAAGCTTGTCTGACACCGAGTTGCAGAAGAAACAAAAGGTCATAGTTGAAACAATAGTTAGTTTGTTGCCAACGCCATCAAGGAAGAGCACAGTTCCAATGGCATTTCTTTCGAGTTTATTAAAATCTGCTATAGCGGCATCAACAATCAATTCTTGTAGATCTGACCTGGAGAGAAGAATAGGATTGCAACTTGACCAAGCAATTCTTGAAGACATTCTAATTCCGACAAACTCACATGGAAACCATCACTGCCCCATATATGACACAGAAGCAATTTTGAGAATCTTCTCCATCTTCTTAAATTTGGATGAGGATGATGACGAGGACAATTATATGAGAGATGAAAGTGATATGGTTTATGACTTTGACATCCCTAGATCTCCAAAACAAGGCTCGATTATTAAGGTGTCAAAGTTACTAGACAACTATCTTGCAGAAGTTGCCCTAGATTCAAATTTGACTCCATCAAAGTTCATTGCTTTGGCGGAATTACTTCCAGACCATGCTCGTCTAGCAAATGATGGCTTATACAGAGCAGTGGATGTCTTTTTGAAG GTTCATCCAAACATCAAGGACTCTGAGCGTTATCGACTCTGCAAAACCATAAACTGCCAGAAACTCTCTCAAGAAACCTGCAGCCATGCAGCTCAAAATGAAAGATTACCTGTACAAACCGCAGTCCAGGTTCTGTACTTCGAGCAGATCAGGCTACGTAATGCAATGAATGGGGGACACAATCAATTCTTTTTCAGCTCAACAAACGCTCAATTTCCTCAGCGTTCAGGGAGTGGTGCAGGAAGTGGCTGCATTTCACCGCGAGACAACTATGCATCAGTGAGAAGAGAAAATAGAGAACTAAAGCTTGAAGTTGCAAGAATGCGAATGCGACTAACTGACTTGGAAAAAGACCATGTCTCCATGAAGCAGGAACTTGTAAAGCCACACTCAGCAAGCAGGCTACTGAGATCATTTACCAGGAAGCTAAGCAAGCTCAATTTCTTGTTCCGAATCAAAGAGATGAAGAATACGAACGGAGGGGCCACTTCAGAAAGTCGATTTTTCTTTCAGAAGAGAAGGCGTTACTCTGTTTCATGA
- the LOC108222934 gene encoding BTB/POZ domain-containing protein At1g03010 isoform X1, whose protein sequence is MGVATLAELKPSISGRRTLRPSASTRNFVEWPISDVSSDLTVEVGTASFSLHRFPLISRSGRIQKLLQEAKDAKICRLNVTGIPGGAEAFELAAKFCYGVNIDITLSNIAMLRCAAHFLEMTEEFSDKNLIPRTEGYLKEMVLPSISNSISVLHHCEKLRPLSEEINLVGRLISAIANNVCKEQLTSGLSKLDHNFSTKSVPTMETENTSDWWGKSMTVLSLDFFHRVLTAVKTKGLNQDLISRILIDYTHHSLQGLLARDPQLVKGSLSDTELQKKQKVIVETIVSLLPTPSRKSTVPMAFLSSLLKSAIAASTINSCRSDLERRIGLQLDQAILEDILIPTNSHGNHHCPIYDTEAILRIFSIFLNLDEDDDEDNYMRDESDMVYDFDIPRSPKQGSIIKVSKLLDNYLAEVALDSNLTPSKFIALAELLPDHARLANDGLYRAVDVFLKVHPNIKDSERYRLCKTINCQKLSQETCSHAAQNERLPVQTAVQVLYFEQIRLRNAMNGGHNQFFFSSTNAQFPQRSGSGAGSGCISPRDNYASVRRENRELKLEVARMRMRLTDLEKDHVSMKQELVKPHSASRLLRSFTRKLSKLNFLFRIKEMKNTNGGATSESRFFFQKRRRYSVS, encoded by the exons GCCGATATCTGATGTTTCCAGCGATCTTACAGTCGAAGTAGGAACAGCAAGTTTTTCTCTTCACAGA TTCCCTTTGATTTCGCGGAGTGGAAGAATCCAAAAGCTGTTGCAGGAAGCAAAGGATGCGAAGATCTGCAGACTGAATGTGACAGGTATTCCTGGTGGAGCAGAGGCATTTGAGCTAGCTGCAAAGTTCTGTTATGGAGTGAACATTGATATAACTCTCTCAAACATTGCTATGCTACGGTGTGCTGCTCATTTTTTGGAAATGACTGAAGAATTTTCGGACAAGAACTTGATACCCCGAACTGAAGGATATTTAAAGGAAATGGTACTTCCAAGCATATCAAACTCAATATCTGTTCTTCATCATTGTGAAAAGCTCCGACCATTGTCAGAAGAAATCAACCTAGTTGGCAGACTTATCAGTGCAATAGCAAACAATGTCTGTAAAGAGCAGCTCACCTCTGGCTTGTCCAAGCTAGATCACAACTTCTCTACAAAATCTGTACCTACCATGGAGACAGAAAATACTTCAGACTGGTGGGGTAAATCAATGACAGTTCTAAGTCTTGATTTCTTTCACAGGGTTCTTACTGCAGTGAAGACAAAAGGCCTAAACCAAGATTTGATCAGCAGAATTTTGATTGATTATACGCATCATTCTCTCCAAGGCCTTCTTGCGAGGGATCCACAATTGGTCAAGGGAAGCTTGTCTGACACCGAGTTGCAGAAGAAACAAAAGGTCATAGTTGAAACAATAGTTAGTTTGTTGCCAACGCCATCAAGGAAGAGCACAGTTCCAATGGCATTTCTTTCGAGTTTATTAAAATCTGCTATAGCGGCATCAACAATCAATTCTTGTAGATCTGACCTGGAGAGAAGAATAGGATTGCAACTTGACCAAGCAATTCTTGAAGACATTCTAATTCCGACAAACTCACATGGAAACCATCACTGCCCCATATATGACACAGAAGCAATTTTGAGAATCTTCTCCATCTTCTTAAATTTGGATGAGGATGATGACGAGGACAATTATATGAGAGATGAAAGTGATATGGTTTATGACTTTGACATCCCTAGATCTCCAAAACAAGGCTCGATTATTAAGGTGTCAAAGTTACTAGACAACTATCTTGCAGAAGTTGCCCTAGATTCAAATTTGACTCCATCAAAGTTCATTGCTTTGGCGGAATTACTTCCAGACCATGCTCGTCTAGCAAATGATGGCTTATACAGAGCAGTGGATGTCTTTTTGAAG GTTCATCCAAACATCAAGGACTCTGAGCGTTATCGACTCTGCAAAACCATAAACTGCCAGAAACTCTCTCAAGAAACCTGCAGCCATGCAGCTCAAAATGAAAGATTACCTGTACAAACCGCAGTCCAGGTTCTGTACTTCGAGCAGATCAGGCTACGTAATGCAATGAATGGGGGACACAATCAATTCTTTTTCAGCTCAACAAACGCTCAATTTCCTCAGCGTTCAGGGAGTGGTGCAGGAAGTGGCTGCATTTCACCGCGAGACAACTATGCATCAGTGAGAAGAGAAAATAGAGAACTAAAGCTTGAAGTTGCAAGAATGCGAATGCGACTAACTGACTTGGAAAAAGACCATGTCTCCATGAAGCAGGAACTTGTAAAGCCACACTCAGCAAGCAGGCTACTGAGATCATTTACCAGGAAGCTAAGCAAGCTCAATTTCTTGTTCCGAATCAAAGAGATGAAGAATACGAACGGAGGGGCCACTTCAGAAAGTCGATTTTTCTTTCAGAAGAGAAGGCGTTACTCTGTTTCATGA